In Planctomycetota bacterium, the following proteins share a genomic window:
- a CDS encoding DUF4832 domain-containing protein: MGRGIRAVLPFLFGGILNAAADEAPPARTHAFAPSEEAILNPERGFYYWVDLVHGRDFRFLRANGDTLGFASVSLAAYRTSPIDSAFLAKLWAGFDAARASGIKVILRFKYSERPGDPDAPKEWILQHIRQLAPLLQAHSDVIAVLQAGFIGAWGEWHSSSYGLTNPADENDILRALLAVFPRERAIQVRKPIHKQQALGFAPLDPAEAFSGSDRARVGHHNDAFLSNENDGGTYPTPAEPHKEWVAAESRFVPVGGECNRLNAPLTDGPHADGHMTRFRFSFLSRQYQRSVIETWQRTGWLEVFRRKLGYRIRLLEASWPDAVRPGGILEFSARVRNDGYAPPFNRRPVYLVLAGDTAWHACRLWWVDVRHWDGGGREAFFTARLRVPAGVPPGRYRLSLWMPDAALSLQYRPEYALRLANAGLWDPASGYNVLTRDLLVDPSAPGGADPAAARFAEAP, encoded by the coding sequence ATGGGTAGAGGCATTCGGGCGGTCTTGCCCTTTCTTTTCGGCGGAATCCTGAACGCTGCGGCGGACGAAGCTCCGCCGGCGCGAACTCATGCCTTCGCCCCTTCGGAGGAGGCGATCCTCAACCCCGAACGGGGCTTCTATTACTGGGTCGATCTTGTCCACGGCCGCGACTTTCGCTTCCTGCGGGCCAACGGGGACACCTTGGGATTCGCCTCGGTTTCCCTGGCGGCCTATCGGACCTCCCCCATCGATTCCGCCTTCCTGGCGAAGCTCTGGGCCGGATTCGACGCGGCTCGCGCCTCGGGAATCAAGGTCATCCTCCGGTTCAAATACAGCGAGCGGCCGGGGGATCCGGACGCGCCCAAGGAGTGGATCCTCCAGCACATCCGCCAGCTCGCTCCTCTCCTTCAGGCTCACTCCGACGTCATCGCCGTCCTCCAGGCGGGGTTCATCGGCGCGTGGGGAGAATGGCACAGTTCCAGTTACGGCCTCACCAATCCGGCCGACGAGAACGACATCCTGCGCGCGCTCCTGGCCGTCTTCCCGCGCGAGCGGGCCATCCAGGTCCGTAAACCCATTCACAAACAGCAGGCCCTGGGATTCGCGCCCCTCGATCCGGCGGAGGCTTTTTCCGGATCCGACCGCGCGCGCGTGGGCCACCACAACGACGCCTTCCTCTCCAACGAAAACGACGGCGGGACCTATCCCACTCCCGCGGAGCCCCACAAGGAGTGGGTCGCCGCGGAGAGCCGTTTCGTCCCCGTGGGCGGAGAATGCAACCGCCTGAACGCCCCCCTGACCGACGGCCCTCACGCGGACGGACACATGACCCGCTTCCGCTTCTCCTTCCTGAGCCGCCAATACCAGCGCTCCGTCATCGAAACCTGGCAGCGCACCGGATGGCTGGAGGTCTTCCGGCGCAAACTCGGATACCGCATCCGGCTCCTGGAGGCCTCCTGGCCCGACGCGGTCCGGCCCGGCGGCATCCTCGAGTTCTCCGCGCGCGTCCGCAACGACGGCTACGCTCCCCCCTTCAACCGCCGCCCTGTCTATCTGGTCCTGGCCGGCGACACGGCGTGGCACGCCTGCCGGCTATGGTGGGTGGATGTGCGCCATTGGGACGGCGGCGGACGCGAGGCGTTCTTCACGGCCCGCTTGCGCGTCCCCGCCGGCGTGCCGCCGGGCCGGTATCGCCTGAGCCTGTGGATGCCGGACGCCGCGCTCAGCCTCCAGTACCGTCCCGAGTACGCCCTCCGGCTGGCCAACGCGGGCCTCTGGGACCCCGCCTCCGGATACAACGTCCTGACGCGGGACCTCCTCGTGGATCCCT